The following nucleotide sequence is from Borrelia sp. A-FGy1.
AGAAGTAGATGTTCTTTTAATGTCAGCAACTCCTATACCTAGAAGCTTAGCTTTAACTCTATATGGCGAACTTGAAGTTTCTTTAATTAAGAGAGGACCTACAGGCAGGATTCCTGTTACTACTTATTTAGCCAAACATGGTAATGAAGAAAAGGTATATGATTTTTTAAAAAATGAACTTGAAAAGGGACATCAAGTTTATTTTGTATATCCCTTAATAACAGCTTCGGAAAAATTTGATTTAAAGGATGCTACTAGTATGTGTTTAAAGCTTAAGAATATTTTTATTGAATATTCTGTTGAAATGATTCATTCCAAGCTTGAATTGCATGCTAAAGAAGAAATTATGAATAATTTTTATTCAAAAAAAATAGATATTTTGGTTGCAACAAGTGTGATTGAAGTTGGTATTGATTGTCCAAATGCAACTTGCATGGTAATAGAGCATGCTGAGCGGTTTGGACTTTCTACTTTACATCAAATTAGAGGTCGTGTTGGCAGGGGTAGTTTGAAATCTTTTTTATTTTTGCTTTATAAAGAACCTCTAACAAAAGCAGGGAAGTTTAGGCTCAAAACTATAAAAGAGAATATAGATGGATTTAAAATAGCAGAAGAAGACCTTAAATTAAGAGGACCTGGTAATTTATTTGGACTAGAACAAACTGGTTATTTAAAACTTAAAATTGCTGATTTTGCTGAGCATAAAGATATCATAAGTTTGATGAGAGAGGAGCTTAATTTGTTTTTTTTAAATAAATCTTTTTATAATAAAGCGGATGTTGAATTATTAGATAAGCTTTTGTTTTCATATTTAAAAACAGTCAATAAAGAATAATTTTTAATTTGTATATTTTTGAATTAAATCTGAAATTTCTATTTTGTGTTCATTCCAAAATTTAAGAAATTTATATTGAAAATTATTAAAATACTTTTTTTGAATAATACATGCTTGCTTTCCTATGTACATATAGTGCCAAGGCTCTGATTTGTATCCAGTTTCTTTTTCATAATTCTTTGGATATGATAAAGAAAATCCGTATTTTGATGAGTTTTCATAAATCCATTTTCCAACTTTTGTGTCAAGTAAGTTATCATTTATTTCGACGAAATCTATAGCTGTTCCTAATTGATGTTGCGAATGATTAGGCATTGCTGATTGTTTTTCTGCTAGCTTTAATCCGTAGGTTTTCACATTGTGTTCAAATAAAAATTTTTGATATTCTTTTGTTCTATATGCTGATACTATTTTAATAGCAAACCCATTTTTACTTGCTTCTTTAATGAGGTTAATTAAATCTTCTATTAATATTTTCCTTAACTTTAAGCTTTTTTTGCCAATATCTTTTAATTCTTTAAAGTCTTTTAAATAGACTAAATCAGTTGGTTTATATCCTTCGGGGATTGGAAATTTTTTATTTACTTGCAATAAAAGATTATTCTTTTCTGCTTCAAGGAGTGGTTTTATCTCTTTTAAAAATGTAATTGGGGTTTTTATAATTTGTTTTTGAAGAGATGGATCTATTTCTTTTACAATATTAAGCATACTTTCTAAGTCTTGTTTTGATATGTTGATTGCTTGTAAAATTAAGATATGAACTAAGCACATTAATAAAAAAATGTATAATAATTTCATAAAAATATAACTATAATATACTTTATTTTGATTGTTTTGTTAAGATAAACATTTTATGAGTTTTAATTTGTAATTTAAATTATTTTTTATTTATAAAAGTGGTAAAATGGACAGGATATGCTAAAGAAGTTTGGTAATTATAATTCTATACTAAAAGAACTGTTCACATTAGCTATTCCTACAGCTTTTGAGTCTTTTTTGTTCCAGTTGGTAACTTTTTTTGATAATTATATGATTTCTTATTTAGGATCTCCTCAAGTTACAGGGGTTTCTCTTGCAAATAGGATAAATTTTCTTTTCTTTATTATTGTATTTGGGCTTGGTACTGCTCTTAGTGCTTATGTTTCTCAGGCATTTTCTAAGAAAAAGTTTGAGCATGTAAAACAAGCATTTGCTTATGCTTTGAAAATTGGCACAACTATTGGAATTGCTTTTTTTTACATATCCTTTATTTTCTCAAAAGAAATTGTTAGTCTTTTTATAAAAGAGAAAGGTTCTTTAAATTTTGGAATAGATTATTTAAAAGTTATCTCTGTTTCCTATATTTTTATGTCTTATTCTTTCTTGTCTGCTATGGGCTTTAAAAGTTCTAAGGATATAAAAATACCTTTGATTGTAACTATAGTTGTTGTACTAGTTAATATTGTTTTTAATTACATATTTATTTTTGTATTTGGTATGGGAATAAGCGGAGCAGCGTATGCTACTTTAATCTCTAGGGTTATTGAGTTTATTTTTTATTTGCTTTACAATATTTTTAATATAAAGTCTTATTATCATCTTAGGTTAGAAGATTTTTTTGTTACAAAGAGTGTAAAAGTAGCTAATTTAAAAATACTTATTCCTGTACTACTACATGAGATTGGTTGGGTTTTAAGCATAACTATTTTACATGCTTTTTATGCTCGACTTGGAAGCAGTGAATATGCATCTTTTGCGGTTGCATCTAATATTTTGGATTTGTGTTTTGTTTTAATGCATGGGATGGGAGTTGCGACTGGTGTTATTGTTGGGCATTTTATGGTAAAAGATAGAGATCATGTTAAGGCACTTGGAATATTTTTATCTATTATTGGAGTTATTTTAGGATTTTTTGTAGCCTTGATTCTTCTTTTAATATCTAGAGTTGTTCCTGTTATTTTTGGCAATCTAGATACTCCTGAACTTGTTGGTGTTTTTATTTCTATTTTTGCTAGCATTGTTGTTTTTAAAGGATTTACATCTCAAGTACTTGTTGGCATTTTTAGAACTAGCGGGATTCCAAATATTTGTTTTTGTATTGAAGTAGGAGTAATAGTTTTTTATACATTACCAGTTGCTTATTTTTTGGTTTTTTTTACAGAATTTAGATTTCCATTAATAGTTTTTATTGTTAATCTTGAAGAGATTATTAAAAGCGTATTTATTTTAATAGAATTTTTTAAAGATAATTGGATAAGGGAGATTCAATATGAATAGCTGACTTAACCTATTAAGATATATTATAATTAATTATTATTAGGATTTTTTATGAATTTTAAATTCATTTTAATTTTATTTAATAAACGAATTCCTTCTATCTTTTTATAGTGGTTTTGTTTTAATTTAGTACTTTTATTTTTTTGAAAATCTCAAACTTACTGTTTTTGTACTGAGGAGGGGTTATGTATTCGCTAAGCGAATCTAAGAAGAGTAGTGTTTATAGAGACCTTTTAAGTATTGCAGTTCCAACGGTTATTGAATTCTTTTTATTTAATGTTGTTTCATTTACAGATAATATTATGGTATCTTATCTTGGAGACTATCCTGTTGCTGGGGTATCTCTTGCTAATAAATTTTTCGAACTCTTTATTACTATTGCCTTTGCTGTAATGGGAGCCTATAATATAATGGCTACAAGACAATATACTAAGGGTAATATCGATGATTTTAAAAATACCTTTTTTATTAGTATATTAATTCTTCTATTTTTTTCCTTTGTATTTATTTTTATTTCATTATTTTATCCATACTTTTTCTTTGGTTTACTTTCTGATGATTTAATGGCTATCTCTTATGGAATAGATTATCTTGATATTGCTGTTTATTCTTTTGTATTTGCAGTTGTTAAGGGAATTATCGCAAATTCGTTAAAAATTGTTAAAATAACCAAAATTCAGGTTATTACTTCTGTTATTTCTGTTATTTTGAATGTGATTTTTAACTATTTATTTATTTTTATGTTTTCTATGGGAGTAGTGGGAGCTGCTATTGCTACTACATTAGTTCGTGGTGTTGAACTTATTTTTTATGTCTTTTACACTGTTTTTAATAAGAATTCGAAATTTTATCTTGAAGGTAAAAATTTAAAAATCAATCCCGTTATATTTTTTCAATTAATTAGGTTTTTTATTCCAATATTCTTAAATGAGTTTATTTGGTATTTGGGATATTTTGGTTTAATTGCTATTTTTGCAAGAATTGATACTGCTAAGTACGCAGCTTATAGCATAACTTTTTCTACTTATTTTATGGGATTTAATGTAGTTAATGCGTTTTGCTTTTCTGTTAATATTGTAATGGGATATGAAATGCATAATCATAAAAAAGAAATAATGTCTGTTGCAGTATACTTAGCTAAAATAGGAATTGTACTTGCTATTCTTACTTCTTTTATATTATTAGTTTTGTCATTTATTTCTCCATATATTTTTTATGAACTAGAGTATTCAAATCTTACTGGGGTTATGCTAAGGTACTATTCTATTTCAGCTTTATTTACATCCCTTGCATTTCAATATTTATTTGGATTTTTCCGTGCGGGAGCGGATCCAAACTTTGGAGCTATTATGGAAGCTGCTGTAACTTTGATTTATACAATACCTATTGCATATTTCTTGGCACATTACACTCAGTTTCCATTTGAAATCATTGTTTTCATTCCAACTCTTGAAGAT
It contains:
- a CDS encoding M15 family metallopeptidase, which produces MKLLYIFLLMCLVHILILQAINISKQDLESMLNIVKEIDPSLQKQIIKTPITFLKEIKPLLEAEKNNLLLQVNKKFPIPEGYKPTDLVYLKDFKELKDIGKKSLKLRKILIEDLINLIKEASKNGFAIKIVSAYRTKEYQKFLFEHNVKTYGLKLAEKQSAMPNHSQHQLGTAIDFVEINDNLLDTKVGKWIYENSSKYGFSLSYPKNYEKETGYKSEPWHYMYIGKQACIIQKKYFNNFQYKFLKFWNEHKIEISDLIQKYTN
- a CDS encoding MATE family efflux transporter, which produces MLKKFGNYNSILKELFTLAIPTAFESFLFQLVTFFDNYMISYLGSPQVTGVSLANRINFLFFIIVFGLGTALSAYVSQAFSKKKFEHVKQAFAYALKIGTTIGIAFFYISFIFSKEIVSLFIKEKGSLNFGIDYLKVISVSYIFMSYSFLSAMGFKSSKDIKIPLIVTIVVVLVNIVFNYIFIFVFGMGISGAAYATLISRVIEFIFYLLYNIFNIKSYYHLRLEDFFVTKSVKVANLKILIPVLLHEIGWVLSITILHAFYARLGSSEYASFAVASNILDLCFVLMHGMGVATGVIVGHFMVKDRDHVKALGIFLSIIGVILGFFVALILLLISRVVPVIFGNLDTPELVGVFISIFASIVVFKGFTSQVLVGIFRTSGIPNICFCIEVGVIVFYTLPVAYFLVFFTEFRFPLIVFIVNLEEIIKSVFILIEFFKDNWIREIQYE
- a CDS encoding MATE family efflux transporter, whose protein sequence is MYSLSESKKSSVYRDLLSIAVPTVIEFFLFNVVSFTDNIMVSYLGDYPVAGVSLANKFFELFITIAFAVMGAYNIMATRQYTKGNIDDFKNTFFISILILLFFSFVFIFISLFYPYFFFGLLSDDLMAISYGIDYLDIAVYSFVFAVVKGIIANSLKIVKITKIQVITSVISVILNVIFNYLFIFMFSMGVVGAAIATTLVRGVELIFYVFYTVFNKNSKFYLEGKNLKINPVIFFQLIRFFIPIFLNEFIWYLGYFGLIAIFARIDTAKYAAYSITFSTYFMGFNVVNAFCFSVNIVMGYEMHNHKKEIMSVAVYLAKIGIVLAILTSFILLVLSFISPYIFYELEYSNLTGVMLRYYSISALFTSLAFQYLFGFFRAGADPNFGAIMEAAVTLIYTIPIAYFLAHYTQFPFEIIVFIPTLEDVIKLGISLPYFYSAKWIKPVKTG